A genomic window from Cyanobacteria bacterium GSL.Bin1 includes:
- a CDS encoding OmpA family protein: MPEKKHDEDETGSVNSLGELLDCLSDLGHLKLKPTSENAEKQTPAQSMQKPFSSLPVKEEKKGELDSTHSRKRNQSSATKPENFQQQEPGNSEDDFSFEEDPLTLLAELEAWSHSAQQLRSANQPTAQTKSESLNQKESEGLHRAIAHLDQKLNALQDQIETPTDLIDPLLPLIRELLELKTGNSREEILQAVVPVIDEVIAERSRQDRAAVAHAISAAIPLAINQQIQTAPKEIARAIAPEIALALKEQTRLRESAISEALGPEMGRAIKTQIELERDAMVDALYPVIGDTISKYMAEVIQAINEKVETALSPAGITRKIRARIQGVSEAELILRESMPFTVQAVFLIQKLSGLVIADAQPVSSDRRLESDLLAGMLTAIRQFVNDCVTDSETTTELNEIEYGNSRIILEVAGYCYLAVIVKGNPDQAYQTKIRQILAKLVQEQGDVIKTYEGDPETIPEPVQSELEKLLSFETESNPEKPAKKFPTTLVLLVIGLASLIFVPLGIVWYRDRVASQIERDVAIALDAAPDLSVYRLIPHLKDETLTLTGRVPQDSLREKAGRVAQSQIPDDLAVDNQIVAVNVPPPPETVAAEVQRIVGVFNQQEATLINAAYEAGSVSLKGVISELSLAEEISRSLLAIPGVEAVQNTWQLEPPALRQQIYFAGSSAQINPADLASKIQPIAQFLKRYPHVHLRMIGYSDTVGKVQVKRDIALKRAKAVEKALVNQGIAPERLVTSASIEFPPGVTSQAASRESRVTRFEAFVPATNASQTN, encoded by the coding sequence ATGCCTGAAAAGAAACATGATGAAGATGAAACCGGTTCAGTTAATAGCCTAGGAGAGTTACTCGATTGCTTAAGTGACTTAGGTCACCTCAAGCTCAAACCAACCTCTGAGAACGCTGAAAAGCAAACGCCAGCACAGTCGATGCAGAAGCCATTTTCTTCTCTGCCTGTTAAGGAAGAAAAAAAGGGAGAACTTGATTCGACCCATTCCCGGAAGAGAAATCAATCTTCAGCAACCAAGCCGGAAAATTTCCAACAGCAAGAACCAGGGAACAGCGAGGATGACTTCTCCTTCGAGGAAGATCCTCTAACTTTGTTAGCTGAGTTAGAAGCTTGGTCGCATTCGGCACAACAGTTGAGATCGGCCAATCAACCTACGGCTCAAACGAAGAGCGAATCGCTGAATCAGAAAGAGTCAGAAGGATTACATCGCGCGATCGCGCACTTAGATCAAAAACTGAATGCACTGCAAGACCAAATTGAGACCCCAACGGATCTCATTGATCCGTTACTGCCGCTGATTCGGGAATTGCTAGAACTAAAAACAGGCAACTCACGAGAAGAAATTTTACAAGCCGTTGTCCCTGTGATTGATGAGGTGATTGCAGAACGTTCTCGCCAAGATCGAGCAGCGGTTGCTCATGCGATTTCCGCTGCCATTCCCCTTGCCATCAATCAACAAATCCAGACCGCTCCGAAAGAAATTGCCCGCGCGATCGCGCCCGAGATCGCCCTTGCTCTTAAAGAACAAACTCGCCTCCGAGAAAGTGCCATTTCTGAAGCGCTTGGTCCAGAGATGGGACGTGCCATTAAAACCCAAATTGAATTGGAAAGGGATGCCATGGTCGATGCCCTATATCCTGTGATTGGCGACACCATTAGCAAATATATGGCAGAGGTCATCCAAGCCATTAATGAAAAGGTCGAAACTGCCCTTTCTCCAGCAGGTATTACTCGTAAAATCAGGGCGCGGATACAAGGGGTTTCTGAAGCGGAATTAATCTTGCGCGAATCAATGCCGTTCACGGTACAAGCCGTGTTTTTAATTCAGAAACTTTCCGGATTAGTCATTGCTGACGCACAACCGGTTTCGAGCGATCGTCGCTTAGAATCTGATCTGCTAGCGGGGATGCTGACGGCGATTCGCCAATTTGTCAATGATTGTGTTACTGACTCAGAAACAACAACCGAATTGAACGAAATTGAATATGGCAATTCTCGCATTATCTTGGAAGTTGCTGGCTATTGCTACTTAGCTGTTATCGTCAAAGGCAATCCCGATCAGGCTTATCAAACAAAAATTCGCCAGATCCTTGCCAAACTCGTGCAAGAACAGGGCGATGTCATTAAAACGTATGAAGGGGATCCAGAAACCATTCCGGAACCAGTGCAATCCGAACTCGAAAAACTCCTCAGTTTTGAAACTGAGAGCAATCCGGAAAAACCCGCCAAAAAATTTCCAACCACTTTGGTATTACTGGTTATCGGGTTAGCGAGTTTAATTTTTGTGCCGTTGGGAATCGTTTGGTATCGCGATCGCGTTGCCAGTCAAATTGAAAGGGATGTCGCGATCGCGCTGGATGCTGCCCCTGACTTATCCGTTTATCGGCTCATTCCCCATCTCAAAGATGAAACGTTAACTTTAACGGGGCGAGTGCCGCAGGACTCCCTCCGGGAAAAAGCAGGCCGCGTTGCTCAAAGTCAAATCCCTGATGATTTAGCCGTTGACAATCAAATTGTTGCGGTGAATGTGCCCCCGCCACCCGAAACAGTGGCGGCAGAAGTACAGCGCATCGTAGGCGTTTTTAATCAACAAGAAGCCACGTTAATTAACGCCGCTTATGAAGCCGGAAGTGTTAGCCTCAAAGGAGTTATTTCAGAATTGTCCCTCGCCGAAGAGATTTCTCGTAGTTTACTTGCCATTCCGGGCGTGGAAGCCGTACAAAATACCTGGCAATTGGAACCTCCAGCACTCCGGCAACAAATTTATTTTGCCGGCAGTTCTGCCCAGATTAACCCAGCCGATCTGGCGAGTAAAATTCAGCCGATTGCCCAATTCCTTAAGCGCTATCCCCATGTTCATTTACGAATGATTGGCTATAGCGATACAGTTGGTAAGGTGCAAGTGAAACGCGACATTGCCCTCAAGCGAGCAAAAGCGGTAGAGAAGGCTTTAGTCAACCAAGGAATTGCTCCAGAAAGGCTTGTTACTTCTGCATCCATTGAGTTTCCGCCGGGGGTCACCTCTCAAGCTGCCTCACGAGAGAGTCGAGTGACCCGATTTGAGGCTTTTGTTCCCGCTACCAATGCTTCTCAGACAAACTAA
- a CDS encoding diguanylate cyclase — MSQCLNPNCLHQNHIQEQFCQQCGAKLLLRDRYRAIKPLSAGSFGRTFVAIDEDKPSQPLCVIKQFFPQTRSPQFIEKAAALFKREAQQLEELGKHPQIPELFAYFIENNHQYLIQEYIKGIELSRELKKYGVFNEKKLLKFLQDILQILQFIHAKQIIHRDIKPDNIIRRSRDGQLVLVDFGAVKDLKLSELNPSRTVIGSTAYAPPEQSQGKGTIASDLYSVGATSLYLLTGVKPTEFFDYSQNQWAWRQHLGQNQISEGLANILDQLLALPLAQRYSSAEEVLADCDLLIAEDSEEPERIDLKANRFREASADFSSPMSTPSENDSFWDSFEMTHFAANSSGNLTWQEGALPNMSLMNPALKKLLASKDPDYIRVDRQFRILESSYGAQRFTDAPELIQVGMDVRLSFPELVGLEEIATAILQGQKQSFELKEISRQEILGEILYFDLYLIGELNEPGQDNALIIFMIDASERVQAELEPSQVANEYGLRNEQLEAENRKLQALTQVDSLTNLANRRAFDDYFNQQWHDLQPQQQYLSLILCDLDSFKQYNDTYGYLAGDQCLQEVAQILQSVARSPRDQVARFGGEEFAVILPDTEPEDALAIAESIRTQLATFNFNEQDPSNTNVLSVSCGVASMIPTLELDSTILIQQADQALYQAKEQGGNQVVIFTQ; from the coding sequence GTGAGTCAGTGTCTTAATCCGAATTGTCTTCACCAGAATCACATTCAAGAGCAATTTTGCCAGCAATGCGGTGCCAAATTGTTGCTTCGAGACCGTTATCGTGCCATTAAACCCCTTAGTGCCGGGAGTTTTGGCAGAACATTTGTCGCCATTGATGAAGATAAACCTTCCCAACCCCTCTGTGTGATCAAACAATTTTTTCCGCAAACCCGGAGCCCGCAATTTATCGAAAAAGCAGCTGCCCTTTTCAAACGTGAAGCGCAACAACTGGAGGAACTGGGTAAGCATCCTCAAATTCCTGAATTATTTGCCTATTTCATTGAAAATAATCACCAATATTTGATCCAAGAATATATTAAAGGCATTGAACTCAGCAGAGAGTTAAAAAAATACGGTGTTTTCAACGAAAAAAAACTCCTCAAATTTCTCCAAGATATCTTACAAATTTTACAGTTTATCCACGCCAAACAAATTATCCATCGTGATATTAAACCGGATAATATTATTCGGCGATCGCGCGACGGTCAGTTAGTTTTAGTCGATTTTGGCGCCGTTAAAGACTTAAAACTATCGGAATTGAATCCCTCCAGAACCGTTATCGGTTCTACCGCATATGCCCCTCCTGAGCAGAGCCAAGGTAAAGGAACAATCGCCAGCGATCTCTACAGTGTCGGAGCAACCAGTCTTTACTTACTCACAGGAGTTAAGCCGACAGAGTTCTTCGATTATTCTCAAAATCAGTGGGCGTGGCGACAACACTTGGGTCAAAATCAGATTAGCGAAGGCTTAGCTAACATTTTAGATCAATTACTGGCTCTGCCTCTCGCCCAACGATATAGCTCAGCCGAAGAGGTTCTGGCTGATTGTGATTTGTTAATCGCTGAAGACTCAGAGGAACCAGAAAGGATTGATCTCAAAGCGAATCGTTTTAGAGAAGCGTCAGCGGACTTCTCCTCACCGATGAGTACTCCCTCAGAAAATGATTCCTTCTGGGATAGTTTTGAAATGACTCATTTTGCAGCGAACTCCTCAGGAAATTTGACATGGCAGGAAGGGGCCTTACCAAACATGAGTTTAATGAATCCGGCTTTAAAGAAACTTCTCGCTTCCAAAGACCCCGATTATATTCGAGTGGATCGCCAATTTAGGATTCTTGAGAGCTCTTATGGTGCGCAGCGCTTTACCGACGCTCCGGAATTGATTCAAGTGGGGATGGATGTCCGGTTGAGCTTTCCGGAATTAGTCGGGCTAGAGGAAATTGCCACAGCAATTCTTCAAGGACAGAAACAAAGTTTTGAACTGAAAGAAATTTCTCGCCAAGAAATCCTCGGGGAAATCTTATATTTCGACTTATATTTAATCGGTGAACTGAATGAGCCTGGGCAAGATAATGCCTTAATTATTTTCATGATTGATGCCAGCGAACGCGTCCAAGCCGAGTTAGAACCCAGTCAAGTCGCTAACGAATACGGTTTACGCAACGAGCAATTAGAAGCAGAAAATCGGAAACTACAAGCCTTAACGCAGGTTGATTCCCTCACGAATCTGGCGAACCGGAGAGCTTTTGACGATTATTTCAATCAACAGTGGCATGACCTGCAGCCTCAGCAGCAATATTTAAGTTTAATTTTGTGCGATCTCGATTCTTTCAAGCAATACAATGATACTTACGGTTACTTAGCCGGTGACCAATGTTTACAGGAAGTTGCTCAGATCTTGCAATCCGTTGCTCGCTCCCCAAGGGATCAAGTGGCTCGTTTTGGCGGGGAAGAGTTTGCGGTGATTTTGCCAGATACCGAACCAGAGGACGCTTTGGCAATTGCTGAATCGATTAGAACCCAACTGGCAACTTTTAATTTTAATGAGCAGGACCCATCGAACACAAATGTCCTCAGTGTCAGTTGTGGCGTAGCCAGTATGATTCCCACTTTGGAATTAGATTCGACAATTCTGATTCAACAAGCTGATCAAGCGCTCTATCAGGCAAAAGAACAAGGAGGCAATCAAGTTGTTATTTTTACACAGTAG
- a CDS encoding dienelactone hydrolase: MDSQDTVRAFFRAVKVENALSPYDTIHLKVYYPGQLSGKAQEQNFGVVPPRFEQAPFPIVIFFNGFNCPPDAYYWLAIDLAAKGLVVITFAWVAENLPGVVALTPGVDVEAWSPHNYGKKATASALPALLQELENLQTQGLLSGLLDLQRVVLGGHSAGGRVAIESASKAFFPHLAGAFAYAAHTAGGLNNGYEPGTILALPDSLPLLLLGGTQDGVIANSSHRYGMNWETAITPILRTFQEGISGGRGDSYVVFLEGANHFSITHPLDATTGTTFLDFPATQSETEIRSLIARIISLFIQGHIMEKPMSVDKSQELQNLLRSNELLIQSGEWK; the protein is encoded by the coding sequence ATGGATTCACAGGATACTGTTCGCGCTTTCTTTCGAGCAGTTAAAGTTGAAAACGCTCTCTCCCCCTACGACACAATTCATCTCAAAGTTTATTATCCGGGACAACTGTCTGGAAAGGCTCAAGAGCAAAATTTCGGAGTCGTTCCGCCGAGATTTGAACAAGCGCCTTTTCCAATTGTCATTTTTTTTAATGGGTTTAATTGTCCCCCTGATGCCTATTATTGGCTGGCGATTGATTTAGCAGCAAAGGGATTAGTTGTGATCACCTTTGCCTGGGTAGCGGAAAATTTACCGGGAGTGGTTGCTCTGACGCCTGGGGTTGATGTTGAAGCTTGGTCACCGCATAATTATGGTAAGAAGGCAACTGCGTCTGCACTACCAGCACTGCTTCAGGAGTTAGAAAACCTCCAAACACAAGGTTTATTGTCCGGTTTACTCGACTTGCAACGAGTTGTTTTAGGCGGTCACTCCGCAGGGGGGCGTGTCGCCATTGAAAGTGCCAGTAAAGCGTTCTTTCCTCACCTTGCTGGTGCTTTTGCTTATGCTGCCCATACCGCCGGTGGCTTGAATAATGGCTATGAACCAGGGACAATTTTAGCTTTACCTGATTCGCTTCCTTTGCTGCTATTAGGAGGAACGCAAGATGGGGTGATTGCCAATAGCAGTCATCGTTACGGCATGAACTGGGAAACAGCAATAACTCCGATTTTACGGACTTTCCAAGAAGGCATCTCCGGTGGGCGAGGAGATAGTTACGTTGTCTTTCTCGAAGGCGCTAATCATTTTTCGATCACTCACCCTCTTGATGCGACGACTGGGACAACCTTTCTGGATTTCCCGGCAACTCAATCTGAAACAGAAATTCGTTCTTTAATCGCAAGGATTATTAGTCTCTTTATTCAAGGTCATATTATGGAAAAGCCGATGAGTGTTGATAAGAGTCAAGAACTACAAAACTTGTTACGTTCCAACGAACTACTCATTCAAAGCGGCGAATGGAAATAA
- a CDS encoding DJ-1/PfpI/YhbO family deglycase/protease has product MSGQKILMIVGDFGEDYEIMVPFQTLQTVGHTVHAVCPDKKAGETIKTAIHDFEGDQTYSEKPGHHFSLNASFDEINPDEYDALVIPGGRAPEYIRLHEKVLDITRHFAQANKPIASICHGLLVLSAADVLRGKRCTAYPACGPDVVQAGGEYVSLPTHEAIVDGNLVTAPAWPAHPQWLKAFLEVLGTKIEHHSPSPELTRH; this is encoded by the coding sequence ATGAGCGGTCAAAAAATCTTGATGATTGTGGGTGATTTTGGGGAAGACTACGAAATTATGGTTCCCTTCCAAACCCTGCAAACGGTCGGTCATACCGTACACGCAGTTTGTCCGGATAAAAAAGCAGGGGAAACCATTAAAACTGCCATCCATGACTTTGAAGGCGATCAAACCTATTCCGAAAAACCCGGTCATCATTTTTCCTTAAATGCTAGCTTTGATGAGATTAACCCTGATGAGTATGATGCCCTCGTGATTCCGGGTGGACGCGCCCCAGAATATATCCGCTTGCATGAAAAAGTTTTAGATATTACTCGTCATTTTGCCCAAGCCAATAAACCCATTGCTTCTATTTGTCATGGACTTTTAGTCCTCTCTGCAGCTGATGTCCTCCGAGGCAAACGCTGTACTGCTTATCCCGCTTGTGGTCCTGATGTGGTACAAGCGGGAGGAGAGTATGTTTCTCTTCCCACTCATGAGGCGATTGTTGATGGTAACTTAGTTACTGCCCCTGCTTGGCCTGCCCATCCCCAATGGTTAAAAGCCTTTTTAGAGGTTTTGGGGACAAAAATTGAACATCATTCTCCATCGCCTGAACTAACCCGTCATTAA
- a CDS encoding DUF58 domain-containing protein, which yields MLRRLSQWLENRASRPSYGGLVLLLIAIAFFGAATNTMVGWLYALSGLIFSLLGLAAVLPPRALKSLQVQRCPIYPVSAGNQLTLELIVDNPTLQPKTLLQVIDQLPIPLGKPAGSAIELIPPQETYHWVYTVKAKQRGIYHWSEVDLRTATPLGLFWSRRRRQVNATAIVYPLVLPLKQCSLLDTLGEEDSDQFPQERRFQAATVGLTRGLRPYRRGDSPRLIHWRSSARYGELRVRELELSMGGQDVVIGLNSAIAWEEAIFEDAVIAAASLYFYARRSQLNVKLWTAQAGLIQSQQEVLEVLAAVQFQESQQQSPPSLPLIWLTCNPNEVKDLPRGSRWLYFTGEERELPVESRFSGLTINAAESLQQQLQKTPERG from the coding sequence ATGTTGCGTCGTCTTTCACAATGGCTCGAAAATCGTGCTTCTCGTCCTTCTTATGGCGGATTAGTCTTACTTTTAATTGCAATTGCTTTTTTTGGCGCGGCAACGAATACAATGGTTGGTTGGTTATACGCGCTAAGCGGTCTGATTTTTTCCCTGTTAGGACTGGCTGCAGTGCTTCCGCCAAGAGCATTAAAATCGCTTCAAGTACAACGTTGTCCGATTTATCCGGTGAGTGCCGGAAATCAGCTTACATTAGAATTAATTGTAGACAATCCTACCCTCCAACCGAAAACTCTTTTGCAAGTTATTGATCAATTGCCGATTCCGCTAGGAAAACCGGCTGGAAGCGCGATCGAGCTGATTCCTCCCCAAGAGACTTACCACTGGGTTTATACAGTAAAAGCGAAGCAACGGGGAATTTATCATTGGTCAGAGGTGGACTTACGTACCGCCACTCCCTTGGGATTATTTTGGAGTCGTCGTCGCCGTCAAGTTAATGCCACAGCCATTGTTTATCCGCTCGTTTTACCGCTGAAACAATGTTCCCTGCTCGATACATTAGGAGAAGAAGACAGCGATCAATTTCCGCAAGAAAGACGCTTCCAAGCGGCAACTGTCGGTTTAACCCGAGGTTTACGTCCTTATCGCCGAGGAGATTCGCCGCGCCTGATTCACTGGCGTAGTAGCGCGCGGTATGGGGAATTACGAGTGAGAGAATTAGAACTCTCGATGGGGGGGCAAGATGTCGTGATTGGTCTCAATAGCGCGATCGCGTGGGAAGAAGCAATATTTGAAGATGCTGTGATTGCAGCGGCTTCTCTCTATTTTTACGCCCGTCGCAGTCAGCTCAATGTTAAACTTTGGACGGCACAAGCCGGTTTGATTCAATCTCAGCAAGAAGTGTTAGAAGTTTTAGCCGCAGTGCAGTTTCAAGAATCCCAGCAACAAAGTCCACCCTCATTGCCTTTAATCTGGTTAACCTGTAACCCGAATGAAGTTAAAGATTTACCACGGGGGAGTCGTTGGTTATACTTTACCGGAGAAGAAAGAGAGTTGCCTGTTGAAAGTCGCTTTTCTGGGTTAACAATTAATGCTGCTGAATCCCTACAACAACAGTTACAAAAAACTCCCGAAAGAGGTTAG
- a CDS encoding GTP-binding protein: MSIPTRKICLVGDFAVGKTSLIRRFVDRQFSDDYLSTVGVKISRKKITFFSDQEISPKTFQLIIWDIEGQTKFRNIAPSYLQGAKGAILVADVSRPQTIDHLLDHQKLFFSINPEGQVAIALNKSDLLTAEELDTLLNQTPIVDPERVLKINLTSAKTGKQVDHLFQVLASGIA, from the coding sequence ATGTCTATTCCCACTCGTAAAATTTGTTTAGTTGGCGATTTTGCCGTTGGTAAAACCAGCCTCATTCGTCGTTTTGTTGATCGTCAATTCAGTGATGACTATTTATCTACAGTTGGGGTAAAAATTTCGCGGAAAAAGATCACCTTTTTTTCAGATCAGGAAATATCTCCTAAGACATTCCAGTTGATTATTTGGGACATTGAAGGGCAAACCAAGTTTCGCAACATTGCACCCAGCTATTTGCAAGGGGCAAAAGGGGCAATTTTAGTGGCTGATGTCAGTCGTCCTCAGACAATCGACCATCTTCTCGATCACCAAAAACTCTTTTTTTCCATTAATCCTGAAGGTCAGGTTGCCATCGCTCTCAATAAATCTGACTTACTCACCGCTGAAGAATTAGATACCTTATTGAATCAGACGCCAATCGTTGATCCTGAACGCGTCTTAAAAATCAACCTAACCTCAGCAAAAACAGGAAAACAAGTGGATCATCTTTTCCAAGTTCTTGCCAGTGGTATTGCCTAG